One Prunus dulcis chromosome 8, ALMONDv2, whole genome shotgun sequence DNA window includes the following coding sequences:
- the LOC117638020 gene encoding ankyrin repeat and SAM domain-containing protein 6 encodes MYADREEADTKRSIKDRLNGSFRDNSGRRRQIAGKRQRQDDKWEHDLYEDNDPQVSNRKVDARDLRLKLQRKSFKQSSQSGTRSLSGVRDLREKLSGTMVPQPVNADPPKTKLEAAKPVRRSTAVGASAQETKKVTNPASRKKTSQKAGASVDEFLTSLDLEKYSITFQAEEVDMTALVHMTDEDLKALGIPMGPRKKILLALETRV; translated from the exons ATGTATGCTGATCGAGAGGAAGCTGATACCAAGAGGTCGATAAAGGACCGTCTTAATGGCAGCTTCAGGGATAACTCTGGTCGCCGTAGACAAATAGCAGGAAAAAG GCAAAGACAAGATGACAAGTGGGAGCATGATCTATATGAGGACAATGATCCTCAAGTTTCAA ATCGCAAAGTTGATGCTCGAGACCTTCGTTTGAAGCTCCAAAGGAAAAGTTTCAAACAATCATCTCAAAGTGGAACAAGATCTCTTTCAGGTGTAAGGGACCTACGGGAAAAGCTATCTGGTACCATGGTTCCACAACCAGTGAATGCTGATCCACCAAAGACAAAATTGGAAGCTGCCAAACCAGTCAGGAGAAGTACTGCAGTTGGAGCCTCTGCACAAGAGACTAAAAAAGTTACCAACCCAGCTTCTAGAAAGAAGACTTCACAAAAG GCTGGCGCATCAGTGGATGAATTTTTGACGTCCTTGGATCTTGAAAAATATTCCATCACATTTCAGGCCGAGGAA gTGGATATGACAGCTCTTGTGCACATGACTGATGAGGACCTCAAGGCTCTAGGAATACCAATG GGCCCAAGGAAGAAGATACTTTTGGCATTGGAAACAAGAGTCTGA
- the LOC117638625 gene encoding omega-hydroxypalmitate O-feruloyl transferase-like: MENVKLVEKVVIAPEKPKQPRRLFLSNIDLGLVVYQETVIFFDPPSNGMSFSEAYHSLFRTLGPLLAEYDFLAGRLVPSLEDSNRFEIECNGAGVVVAAARTETKLDELGELLVPKKEFRQFVSFLLQEDEEMDLKDMPLVSFQFTQLGCGSLVFASRFNHCAVDGVAVREFEANLAALTRGGNLVIQPNADRIMFKARNPPNISFPHFEYSKATDRTGIFTVRGMSGTNMKLSTTLNPTRLIYLFQDRIASLKKAALKDGRLKSCTSFQVVAAMTWKARSIAVDIPDEKISTILIPVDVHKRVVPPAPPGFAGNALVPAFAHATVKELKEEDDSSLVRKVQEGVERLEDEYVRSGIDWLEVNKGVPCEEDSFSLVSWWELGIEHGEFSWGKVKCATSVLLKPGLVMLLPGPEGKGGLSICLELPDDQMELFCRLMLGE, translated from the exons ATGGAGAACGTGAAACTAGTTGAGAAGGTTGTAATTGCACCAGAAAAACCGAAACAGCCCCGGAGACTTTTCTTATCCAACATAGACCTGGGCCTTGTTGTGTACCAAGAGACGGTTATCTTTTTTGATCCTCCAAGCAATGGGATGAGCTTCTCCGAGGCTTATCATAGCTTGTTTCGCACACTCGGTCCCTTGCTAGCTGAATATGATTTCTTAGCCGGGAGGCTTGTGCCAAGTTTGGAAGACAGCAATCGCTTTGAAATAGAATGCAACGGTGCAggtgttgttgttgctgcagCTAGGACAGAAACCAAGCTGGATGAACTTGGTGAGCTTTTGGTACCCAAGAAAGAGTTCAGAcagtttgtttctttcttgctACAAGAGGATGAGGAAATGGATCTCAAAGACATGCCCCTTGTGTCGTTTCAG TTCACTCAGCTTGGATGTGGAAGCCTAGTGTTTGCCTCCAGGTTCAATCATTGCGCAGTCGACGGGGTTGCAGTCCGGGAGTTTGAGGCAAATTTGGCAGCTCTAACTCGCGGTGGTAACTTAGTCATTCAACCAAATGCAGATCGAATAATGTTCAAAGCTCGAAACCCTCCAAACATCAGTTTCCCACATTTTGAGTACTCAAAAGCCACTGATAGAACTGGCATATTCACTGTCCGTGGTATGAGTGGCACCAACATGAAACTATCCACAACTCTTAACCCAACGCGCCTCATCTATTTGTTCCAAGATCGTATTGCCAGCTTGAAGAAGGCAGCCCTTAAAGATGGGAGGTTGAAGAGCTGCACTAGTTTTCAAGTTGTTGCAGCAATGACTTGGAAGGCAAGGAGCATTGCGGTTGATATTCCGGATGAAAAAATTTCGACTATTTTGATTCCAGTCGATGTTCACAAACGAGTTGTGCCTCCAGCCCCGCCTGGATTTGCTGGAAATGCATTGGTTCCTGCCTTTGCACATGCAACTGTGAAGGAGCTTAAGGAGGAAGATGACTCTTCCCTTGTGAGGAAGGTGCAAGAAGGGGTAGAGAGATTGGAAGATGAGTATGTGAGGTCAGGGATAGATTGGTTAGAGGTGAATAAAGGGGTACCTTGTGAAGAAGATAGCTTCTCACTGGTGTCATGGTGGGAATTAGGGATAGAGCATGGTGAATTCTCATGGGGAAAAGTTAAGTGCGCCACGTCGGTTCTACTCAAGCCAGGCCTTGTCATGCTGCTGCCAGGACCGGAAGGAAAGGGAGGCCTCAGCATATGCCTGGAACTACCTGATGATCAAATGGAGTTGTTC